A single region of the Metarhizium brunneum chromosome 6, complete sequence genome encodes:
- the REX2 gene encoding Oligoribonuclease, with the protein MAPGAGGAPPSGVTTDDPLVWIDCEMTGLNPDTEEILEIYCIITTANLEILDQEGYHAVIHCPASRLDQMDEWCTQTHGNSGLTAAVLASSTTPEQAAEGLYNYISRFIPEKRKALLAGNSVHADRAFLRREPYAKVIDHLHYRILDISAIKEAGRRWCSREIMAQAPAKKGRHLARDDILESIEEARYYRQAIFQRLP; encoded by the exons atggcacccGGAGCCGGTGGTGCCCCGCCTTCGGGTGTAACGACGGATGATCCCCTTGTCTGGATCGATTGCGAG ATGACAGGGCTGAACCCTGATACGGAGGAGATCCTTGAGATATATTGCATCATCACAACGGCCAATCTAGAAATACTAGATCAAGAAGGGTACCACGCAGTCATTCACTGTCCAGCCTCCCGATTGGACCAGATGGATGAATGGTGTACTCAAACACACGGCAACTCTGGTTTaaccgccgccgtcctggcaTCGTCGACCACACCCGAGCAAGCTGCCGAGGGACTGTACAATTATATCTCGAGATTTATACCCGAGAAGCGCAAAGCCCTACTGGCCGGGAATAGCGTCCATGCAGATAGGGCATTTCTGAGAAGGGAGCCTTATGCCAAGGTCATTGATCACTTGCACTACCGCATCTTGGACATAAGCGCCATCAAGGAGGCTGGCAGAAGATGGTGTTCGCGGGAGATTATGGCTCAAGCACCGGCCAAGAAGGGAAGGCACCTGGCTAGAGATGATATTCTAGAGAGCATCGAGGAGGCCAGGTATTATCGGCAGGCAATTTTTCAGCGACTGCCGTAA
- the pgmA gene encoding Phosphoglucomutase gives MDIKTVEFEPFQDQKPGTSGLRKKVTVFQKPHYSESFVASILLSIPEGVKDSFLVIGGDGRYWNPEVIQLIAKISAAYGVKKLLIGQNGILSTPAASHVIRLRKATGGILLTASHNPGGPKNDFGIKYNLANGGPAPESVTNKIYETSKTLTSYKLASIPDIDISTIGARTYGSLEVEIIDSTADYVTMLKDIFDFPTIKKFFSSHPDFKVLFDGLSGVTGPYGKAIFEKELGLSGATQNCEPSPDFNGGHPDPNLTYAHSLVEVVDKNNIPFGAASDGDGDRNMIYGANAFVSPGDSLAIIAHHAKLIPYFQKNGVNGLARSMPTSGAVDRVAQAQKLDCYEVPTGWKFFCALFDAKKLSICGEESFGTGSDHIREKDGLWAIVAWLNIIAGIGVQNPGVTPSIKQIQKDFWTQYGRTFFTRYDYEDVDSDGANKVVGVLKDLVADPKFVGSKIGERTVTKAGNFSYTDLDGSVSSNQGLYACFSSGSRIVVRLSGTGSSGATIRLYIEQHSSDPSTYDMDAQDFLKAEVKFATELLKFKEHVGRDEPDVKT, from the exons ATGGATATCAAGACTGTCGAGTTTGAGCCCTTCCAGGACCAGAAGCCTGGCAC GTCCGGTCTTCGGAAGAAGGTGACTGTTTTCCAGAAACCTCATTACAGCGAGTCCTTCGTTGCGAGTATTTTGTTGTCGATCCCTGAAGGAGTGAAAG ACTcgttcctcgtcatcggcggTGATGGTCGATACTGGAACCCCGAAGTGATTCAATTAATTGCCAAAATCAGCGCTGCCTACGGCGTCAAGAAGCTTCTAATAGGACAAAACGGTATTCTGTCGACGCCCGCGGCGAGCCATGTCATTCGACTCCGGAAGGCCACTGGTGGTATCTTGCTCACCGCTAGCCACAACCCAGGCG GCCCCAAAAACGACTTCGGCATCAAGTACAAccttgccaacggcggcccTGCCCCCGAGTCCGTAACAAACAAGATCTACGAAACCTCCAAGACCCTCACTTCATACAAGTTAGCTTCCATCCCTGACATCGACATCTCCACCATTGGCGCACGCACCTATGGTTCTCTCGAGGTCGAAATCATCGACAGCACCGCCGACTATGTCACCATGCTCAAGGACATCTTCGACTTCCCCACTATCAAGAAATTCTTCAGCTCCCACCCCGACTTCAAAGTGCTCTTCGACGGCCTTAGCGGCGTCACTGGGCCCTACGGAAAGGCCATCTTCGAAAAGGAGCTCGGCCTCAGTGGCGCTACGCAAAACTGCGAGCCCAGCCCCGACTTTAACGGCGGCCATCCAGACCCCAACCTCACCTACGCCCACTCcctcgtcgaggtcgtcgatAAGAACAACATCCCCTTTGGCGCTGCCTCAGATGGCGACGGGGACCGCAACATGATCTACGGCGCCAACGCCTTCGTTTCTCCCGGTGATTcgctcgccatcatcgcccaCCACGCCAAGTTGATTCCTTACTTTCAGAAGAATGGCGTCAACGGCCTCGCTCGCTCCATGCCCACTTCTGGCGCCGTCGACCGCGTAGCTCAAGCCCAGAAACTAGACTGCTACGAGGTCCCCACCGGCTGGAAGTTCTTTTGTGCCCTATTTGACGCCAAGAAGCTATCTATTTGCGGCGAGGAGAGTTTTGGAACAGGGAGTGACCATATCCGTGAGAAGGATGGCCTCTGGGCTATTGTCGCTTGGCTCAACATCATTGCTGGCATTGGTGTTCAAAACCCTGGAGTCACACCCTCTATCAAGCAGATCCAGAAGGATTTCTGGACCCAGTATGGCCGCACATTCTTCACTCGTTATGACTACGAGGATGTTGATTCAGATGGTGCCAACAAGGTTGTCGGTGTATTGAAGGATCTGGTTGCTGACCCTAAGTTTGTCGGTAGCAAGATTGGAG AGCGTACCGTCACAAAGGCAGGCAACTTCTCCTACACCGACCTCGATGGTTCCGTGTCCTCCAACCAAGGCCTCTACGCATGCTTCTCCTCTGGCAGCCGTATCGTCGTACGTCTCTCCGGAACAGGCTCTTCCGGCGCCACTATCCGTTTGTACATTGAGCAGCACAGCAGTGACCCGTCAACATATGACATGGATGCCCAGGATTTCCTCAAGGCCGAAGTCAAGTTCGCTACGGAATTGCTCAAGTTCAAGGAGCATGTTGGCCGTGATGAGCCTGATGTAAAGACCTAA
- the nhp-1 gene encoding Non-histone chromosomal protein 6: MPKVKRGKKDDGKKKRGPKRGLSAYMFFANEQRENVRAENPNITFGQVGKVLGERWKALNDKQRAPYEAKAAADKKRYEDEKAAFQAEDDSN, encoded by the exons ATGCCTAAGGTTAAGCGCGGCAAGAAGGACGATGGCAAGAAGA AGCGCGGCCCCAAGCGTGGTCTCTCTGCTTACATGTTCTTCGCCAATGAGCAGCGTGAGAACGTCCGTGCTGAGAACCCCAACATCACCTTCGGCCAGGTTGGCAAGGTTCTTGGTGAGCGCTGGAAGGCCTTGAACGACAAGCAGCGTGCTCCTTAcgaagccaaggctgctgccgacAAGAAACGGTATGAGGACGAGAAGGCCGCTTTCCAG GCCGAGGATGACTCTAACTAA
- the ATG11 gene encoding Autophagy-related protein 11 produces the protein MATQVLIAHTGQRLEVDASQFSAIDELKSWVSRHSSVPLQHMVALTPQGRSVKSASLHAEKELYVYDIRVTHDSSSSTSTSLVPDTPLPPRLSIPNAPNSIDDVQAISSWQGLYQERRAWAIKLAEECARLNSEAMARYDEMDVMIKCLDAAVANLEISVKQIEPKYNELKKWVEPALAEHENLASMWEQHIRLAQNTPISPVLVKFMTQGKVTKGSVTLEDLIEPETARKAAKLAPTARRRFVEKAATLDKLASQMYQGLEKLIADFDKIMNRSALGHSTDTAQLLDDIEAVVNQIDSDYRTALGYSGSQRDLAQASKTASNHTERLVPSLKKRAKEMDDLVQYATLARNSIASESVSCMRTITDVTSLHSNVRSQINVLNQSEDDMTTFDYLRLIHQLPYMYASFVVEAIRRREWVDKVKTDSSTLANEMALFQDEESKRRRKWHKMVGSMYGPALDSHVMGLEVNLLGEDLPWPSIMKDDLNTFVQTLQEQEPDEAILKDIEKLVQELNSPTKQQSRRLKAFKNGSVHEAALGRSGLMIRGDDDLLRSLQDDKCKMESKLRTAESRVRRLEDLLHRQSQASRPSNLFQPQNQQPHERRDSSSSVRSNRLDDRRRSSDGADPLLRRITQLENELREEKQKSTRIQKDLSTRATEHDDMKDQIQEANSTKKDLLGNMEALKREFLEERKSLEDEIKTLKARLEENEDEMEHFDASRENEKAAFDGQIQDFESQIEKLAKEKTDEALKAQGQVEYLRREAQKHLEQLDTSIRQVQEGNEEIAILSKKLREAEELTQSQLDSLHKIHVELCPEEAAPTDLSDLTEMTLSRIANLAAKLQNTESDSAMTKADLEHALTSVREFKAEISDTKTKLAKEEDGAVQLREVVSEEKSRVAALENELTIARDDLSQLRAKLSAGETGSETLQKKLESAEKKVSQLNEDLASRQSQVGSLEEELHSIKQRMEDMQTKSSDLTAHYDTRDTRTKDLTQRLYTQSERLTRLLERCGYIVARKPGEMTITKVIRSDRATQNPNDSSDPGNSARRSISLSTKSMVDSADLELMYWMNASDAAAESEKYNAFLEKLGSFDIEAFSETIYMRIKEAEHKARKWQREARAYRDRAHTQQKDAHEKIAFKNFKEGDLALFLPTRNQQAGAWAAFNVGFPHYFLRETDAHRLRHREWLVARISRIQERVVDLSKSLQPANDSESINDDENDNPFQLSDGLRWYLIDAQEDKPGAPSTPGMGKSTVASNKVEATADIQSLPMKVRGKNRDSIASIEGINKSLSKSLESRRSSSGSKKALPFPTAGGTALLKSSALASETNSLRAVAPDSPAGMSPVQAGPLSNGQFQASNSENTTSPETQKDTSGNEGGGLQPRESSAQGAAGSSSEVRNVDSLLGS, from the exons ATGGCTACGCAGGTGTTGATTGCCCATACGGGCCAACGCCTCGAGGTCGATGCTTCACAGTTCTCGGC CATCGATGAGTTGAAATCATGGGTCTCTCGACACAGCTCCGTGCCACTCCAGCACATGGTTGCTCTGACTCCCCAAGGTCGCAGCGTCAAGTCAGCTAGTCTCCACGCCGAG AAGGAGTTGTATGTGTATGATATTCGAGTAACGCACGATTCATCCTCCAGCACCTCGACCTCACTGGTTCCCGACACGCCACTACCCCCACGGTTATCAATTCCAAACGCCCCAAACTCTATAGACGATGTGCAAGCTATTTCGTCATGGCAGGGTTTGTATCAAGAACGTCGTGCATGGGCAATCAAGTTGGCAGAGGAATGTGCCCGCCTCAACTCCGAGGCTATGGCTCGATACGATGAGATGGATGTCATGATCAAGTGCTTGGACGCCGCCGTTGCAAACCTCGAGATCAGCGTCAAGCAGATTGAGCCCAAGTACAACGAGTTGAAGAAATGGGTAGAACCCGCCTTGGCAGAACACGAGAACCTGGCTTCCATGTGGGAACAACATATTCGGCTTGCTCAAAACACCCCTATATCGCCCGTCTTGGTCAAGTTCATGACTCAAGGGAAAGTGACCAAGGGGAGCGTTACCTTGGAGGACCTCATTGAGCCCGAGACGGCTAGGAAGGCTGCAAAGCTTGCCCCCACGGCCCGCCGTAGGTTTGTTGAGAAGGCCGCCACGTTGGACAAACTTGCGTCGCAAATGTATCAGGGCTTGGAGAAGCTGATTGCAGACTTTGACAAGATTATGAATCGTTCGGCTTTGGGTCACAGCACTGACACGGCTCAACTACTTGATGATATCGAAGCCGTGGTTAACCAGATTGACTCAGACTATCGCACAGCCCTGGGGTATAGCGGCTCCCAGAGAGACCTTGCACAGGCATCCAAAACAGCATCAAATCATACCGAACGACTAGTCCCATCTCTGAAGAAGAGGGCTAAGGAAATGGACGACTTAGTACAGTACGCCACACTGGCTCGAAATTCTATTGCCTCGGAATCAGTTAGCTGTATGCGGACCATTACCGATGTAACCTCCTTACATAGCAATGTGCGAAGCCAGATCAACGTTCTCAACCAGTCCGAGGACGACATGACCACCTTTGATTACCTCCGACTTATTCATCAGCTCCCATATATGTATGCATCATTCGTTGTCGAGGCGATCCGTCGGCGTGAATGGGTTGACAAGGTCAAAACTGACTCTTCCACTCTTGCCAACGAAATGGCGCTGTTTCAGGATGAGGAGTCTAAAAGGCGAAGGAAATGGCATAAGATGGTGGGAAGCATGTACGGGCCGGCCTTGGATTCGCATGTTATGGGCCTTGAGGTGAATCTTCTGGGAGAAGACTTGCCCTGGCCGTCAATAATGAAGGATGATTTGAACACGTTCGTCCAGACCctccaagaacaagaaccAGATGAAGCCATTCTCAAAGACATTGAAAAGCTCGTTCAAGAACTCAACAGTCCCACAAAGCAGCAGTCAAGACGGCTCAAGGCATTTAAGAATGGCAGTGTCCACGAAGCGGCTCTAGGCAGAAGTGGGCTTATGATTCGTGGGGATGATGATCTTCTTCGCTCCTTGCAGGACGACAAGTGCAAGATGGAAAGCAAGCTGAGGACGGCCGAGAGCAGAGTCAGACGTCTTGAGGACTTGCTCCACAGGCAAAGCCAAGCATCCCGGCCCAGTAACTTGTTCCAACCTCAGAATCAGCAGCCGCACGAGCGGCGAGATTCAAGTTCCTCTGTCAGATCGAATCGACTAGATGATCGTCGGCGATCTTCCGATGGAGCTGACCCTCTTCTACGAAGAATTACCCAGCTAGAGAATGAGCTTcgggaggagaagcagaagtCGACTCGCATCCAGAAAGATCTCAGCACCAGAGCAACGGAGCACGACGACATGAAAGACCAGATACAAGAAGCCAATTCTACCAAGAAAGACCTGCTTGGAAACATGGAGGCTTTGAAGCGCGAGTTCCTGGAGGAAAGAAAATCTTTGGAGGACGAAATCAAGACGCTCAAGGCTCGTCTGGAAGAAAATGAAGATGAGATGGAACACTTTGACGCGTCTCGCGAGAATGAGAAGGCTGCATTCGACGGGCAGATTCAAGACTTCGAATCACAAATCGAaaagttggccaaggagaagacggaTGAGGCTTTGAAAGCTCAGGGTCAGGTCGAGTACCTTCGGAGAGAAGCGCAAAAGCACCTTGAACAGTTAGACACGTCTATACGACAAGTACAAGAAGGCAATGAGGAAATAGCCATACTATCAAAGAAGCTCCGGGAAGCGGAAGAACTTACCCAAAGTCAACTCGATTCACTCCACAAAATCCACGTCGAATTATGTCCCGAAGAAGCGGCTCCTACTGATTTGTCAGATCTGACAGAGATGACTCTGTCCCGCATTGCCAACCTGGCAGCTAAATTACAGAACACTGAGAGTGATTCGGCTATGACCAAGGCGGATCTAGAGCATGCTTTGACATCCGTCAGGGAATTCAAGGCAGAGATAAGTGATACAAAGACGAAGCTCgccaaggaagaagacggcgcgGTACAACTGCGCGAGGTTGTGTCCGAGGAGAAATCTAGGGTGGCTGCTCTTGAGAATGAGCTTACAATCGCCAGAGATGACCTCAGTCAACTACGAGCGAAATTGTCCGCCGGCGAAACAGGTTCCGAAACGCTACAGAAAAAGCTTGAATCGGCGGAGAAGAAAGTTAGCCAACTGAATGAAGACCTAGCATCTCGTCAGTCTCAAGTTGGCAGTCTGGAGGAGGAACTCCACTCCATTAAGCAAAGAATGGAAGACATGCAAACCAAGTCTTCGGACTTGACCGCGCACTATGATACAAGAGATACGCGAACCAAGGACCTCACTCAGAGACTCTACACTCAGAGCGAACGTCTCACACGCCTCCTCGAACGTTGCGGATACATTGTTGCGAGAAAGCCAGGGGAGATGACCATCACCAAAGTTATACGGTCGGACCGGGCTACTCAGAACCCCAACGATTCTTCGGATCCTGGGAATTCCGCACGTCGTTCCATTAGCCTGAGCACAAAGTCGATGGTGGATAGTGCGGATCTGGAATTGATGTACTGGATGAATGCCAGCGACGCAGCTGCTGAGTCGGAGAAATACAATGCATTCCTAGAAAAGCTTGGGTCGTTTGACATAGAAGCCTTCTCTGAAACCATATACATGAGAATCAAGGAAGCAGAGCACAAGGCTCGAAAGTGGCAACGAGAAGCCAGAGCCTACAGGGATCGCGCGCATACTCAGCAAAAAGACGCGCACGAGAAGATTGCATTCAAGAACTTCAAAGAGGGCGATCTAGCCCTGTTCCTGCCTACGCGTAACCAGCAGGCAGGCGCATGGGcagctttcaatgttggattCCCGCACTACTTCCTCCGTGAAACAGATGCGCACCGTCTTCGCCATCGAGAGTGGCTTGTGGCAAGGATATCTCGTATTCAGGAGCGGGTAGTTGACCTGTCCAAAAGCCTTCAGCCAGCGAATGATTCCGAGTCTATCAATGACGATGAGAATGACAACCCCTTCCAGCTATCAGATGGCCTACGATGGTATCTCATCGATGCACAGGAAGATAAGCCTGGCGCACCATCAACACCCGGAATGGGCAAATCAACTGTTGCTTCCAATAAAGTTGAAGCAACGGCCGACATTCAGTCTCTTCCGATGAAGGTCAGGGGCAAGAATCGAGACAGCATCGCGAGCATTGAGGGGATCAACAAGAGCCTTTCAAAGAGTTTGGAGAGCAGACGCAGCAGTTCTGGGTCGAAGAAGGCTCTGCCGTTCCCAACGGCTGGCGGGACAGCGTTGCTGAAAAGTAgtgccttggccagcgaAACAAACTCCCTCCGAGCCGTTGCACCAGATTCCCCAGCCGGAATGAGTCCCGTGCAAGCAGGGCCATTGTCAAACGGCCAGTTTCAAGCCAGCAACTCTGAAAATACGACAAGCCCGGAGACACAAAAGGACACGTCTGGCAATGAAGGAGGCGGTCTGCAGCCTAGAGAGTCGTCAGCACAGGGAGCCGCAGGAAGTTCTTCCGAGGTACGAAATGTCGACTCCCTGCTAGGCTCGTAA
- the ubp16 gene encoding Ubiquitin carboxyl-terminal hydrolase 16, which yields MPDKSSTVVSYAAGASLAAVALIYVFGPNFTIDHESSPKKKTVVGLRNQANDCFINSVLQALAGLGDLRVYLIRETHRRRIEDAAVYANLVQPEGTARLEQWRLQGLQDGLVTQGLKEMLDALNERPIYKKSVSPFPFVKVLEVAFKQRISRQQQDAQEFLQIVAERLKDEYHAGQRARFHARKNGLLRAATSGTDSPLDGGAQDRDEDATNGGANDVNGNDDGESGARSPSSQEAPGPQIQLQIPLELEEGFPMEGKYESHLECQTCRYKTKPREETFCTLTLAVPQVSSTSLNSCFDGIFKTEYIDDFKCEMCRLMHVKANLEHEVARSNSESFIAQAKESIDKLQAAIDTDPEQPPEGVDLGDIRYAPKRRIAKTTRMSIFPKILAIHLSRSIYGIGQMTQKNSAKVAFPEELPLGGLADQHKYKLLGTVTHRGGHNSGHYEAFRRQNQPSPYHNTNTFQQSDVYSRTPTPASTPEMAARPTLSPAISTPDLLSPSPATNSSTPSLVSMAAPPRSVPAETTSSSSPGSSAGTPREKDTDTASLRSVAASTKSALSKLASSKAPDLRKLSSNGIPKRPRRRKPAADKWWRVSDEKVREAKTSEVLSMQREVYLLFYELER from the coding sequence ATGCCCGACAAGTCGTCGACGGTCGTATCGTATGCTGCCGGAGCTTCtctcgccgccgttgccCTCATCTACGTCTTCGGGCCTAACTTCACCATCGACCATGAATCGAgccccaagaagaagaccgtCGTAGGTCTGCGGAACCAGGCCAACGACTGCTTCATCAACTCTGTCCTCcaggccctcgccggccttggcgacCTCCGCGTCTATCTCATCCGCGAAAcccaccgccgccgcatcgAAGATGCCGCCGTCTACGCCAATCTCGTGCAACCCGAGGGCACCGCCAGGCTGGAGCAGTGGAGGCTGCAGGGCCTGCAGGACGGCCTGGTCACCCAGGGTCTGAAGGAGATGCTGGATGCCCTCAACGAGCGGCCCATctacaagaagtcggtgtCGCCCTTCCCCTTTGTCAAGGTACTCGAGGTTGCCTTCAAGCAGCGCATCAGCAGGCAGCAACAGGACGCCCAGGAGTTTCTACAGATTGTCGCCGAGCGTCTCAAGGATGAGTACCACGCCGGCCAGCGGGCGAGGTTTCACGCGCGCAAGAATGGGCTGTTGCGCGCGGCTACGAGTGGCACGGATAGCCCCCTCGATGGCGGCGCCCAGGACCGGGACGAGGATGCAACCAACGGCGGCGCAAACGACGTCAATGGGAACGATGATGGCGAGTCCGGGGCACGTTCGCCGAGCTCGCAAGAGGCACCTGGTCCCCAAATACAGCTGCAAATCCcgctggagctggaagaaGGGTTCCCCATGGAAGGCAAATACGAGTCGCATCTGGAGTGCCAGACGTGCAGGTACAAGACGAAGCCCAGGGAGGAGACGTTTTGCACCTTGACCCTCGCCGTTCCGCAGGTCTCGTCGACGTCACTAAACTCGTGCTTCGACGGCATCTTCAAGACGGAGTACATTGACGACTTCAAGTGCGAAATGTGTCGGCTGATGCACGTCAAAGCCAACCTGGAGCACGAAGTAGCCCGATCCAACTCGGAGAGCTTTATAgcccaggccaaggagagCATCGACAAGCTGCAAGCGGCCATCGACACGGATCCCGAACAGCCCCCCGAGGGCGTAGACCTGGGCGACATTCGTTATGCGCCGAAGCGCAGGATAGCAAAAACGACGCGCATGTCCATCTTTCCCAAAATCCTGGCCATCCACCTGTCACGGTCCATCTACGGCATCGGTCAAATGACGCAGAAGAACTCGGCCAAGGTGGCGTTTCCCGAGGAGCTGCCGCTGGGAGGGCTGGCGGACCAGCACAAGTACAAGCTCCTCGGCACCGTGACGCATCGCGGCGGCCACAACAGCGGCCACTACGAGGCCTTTAGGCGGCAGAACCAGCCCTCGCCGTACCACAACACAAACACCTTCCAGCAGTCCGACGTCTACAGCAGGACGCCCACGCCCGCGTCCACGCCCGAGATGGCCGCCCGCCCGACGCTCAGCCCGGCCATCTCGACACCCGACCTGCTCTCGCCGTCCCCGGCGACCAACTCTTCCACGCCGTCGCTGGTGTccatggccgcgccgcctCGCAGCGTCCCAGCCGAAAccacttcctcctcctcccccggCTCGTCCGCCGGCACCCCGAGGGAAAAGGACACCGACACCGCCAGCCTCCGCTCCGTCGCGGCCTCGACCAAGTCGGCCCTCTCGAAGCTGGCGTCCTCCAAGGCCCCGGACCTCAGGAAACTCTCCTCCAATGGGATCCCCAAGAGGCCGAGGCGCCGGAAGCCAGCTGCCGACAAGTGGTGGCGCGTGAGCGACGAAAAGGTCCGCGAGGCCAAGACCAGCGAGGTCCTCAGCATGCAGAGGGAGGTGTATTTATTGTTTTACGAGCTAGAGCGGTGA